From Weissella confusa, a single genomic window includes:
- the htpX gene encoding zinc metalloprotease HtpX encodes MLFDQIAKNKRKTVMLFFGFFLFMGVVGAALGTFLMNGHWQQGIVIAFVVGLVYTVYMVGQSTDVVMSMNHAREIKSADEAPDLWHIVEDMAMVAQVPMPRVFIINDPSPNAFATGNNPEHAAVAATTGILQRLNREELEGVMAHEMTHVRNYDIRLQTIAVAMTSAIALLANLGTHFWYFGGNRSRDREGGGNAIGMIVSLLVLMLAPLAATLVQLAISRNREYLADAGAVELTRNPQGLINALTKISQSEPMSEANVSPESSALYIANPLKGDKMANLFATHPPMEKRIEALRNM; translated from the coding sequence ATGTTATTTGACCAAATTGCCAAAAACAAGCGTAAAACAGTGATGCTTTTCTTTGGATTCTTCCTATTCATGGGGGTTGTCGGGGCTGCATTGGGAACCTTTCTGATGAATGGTCACTGGCAACAGGGAATCGTGATTGCCTTTGTGGTCGGCCTGGTTTATACGGTATACATGGTTGGTCAATCGACTGACGTTGTCATGTCTATGAACCACGCCCGCGAAATCAAGAGTGCGGATGAGGCGCCTGATTTGTGGCACATCGTTGAAGATATGGCGATGGTGGCGCAAGTGCCAATGCCACGTGTCTTTATTATCAACGATCCAAGTCCGAATGCGTTTGCGACGGGAAACAACCCAGAACACGCAGCGGTCGCAGCGACCACGGGTATCTTGCAACGTTTGAATCGTGAAGAGCTAGAGGGTGTTATGGCCCACGAGATGACCCACGTTCGTAACTACGACATCCGTTTGCAAACGATTGCTGTGGCGATGACGTCAGCGATTGCGTTGCTAGCCAACCTAGGAACGCACTTCTGGTACTTCGGTGGTAACCGTAGTCGTGATCGCGAAGGTGGCGGTAATGCAATCGGTATGATTGTGTCATTACTTGTGTTGATGTTGGCGCCACTGGCTGCTACGTTGGTACAATTGGCGATTTCACGTAACCGTGAGTACTTGGCTGACGCTGGGGCGGTTGAATTGACGCGTAATCCACAGGGGCTGATCAATGCCCTCACTAAGATTTCGCAAAGTGAACCGATGTCAGAAGCCAACGTTTCACCAGAAAGTTCAGCATTGTATATCGCGAACCCATTAAAGGGGGATAAGATGGCGAACTTGTTTGCCACCCACCCACCAATGGAAAAGCGTATCGAAGCTTTACGCAATATGTAA
- a CDS encoding phospho-sugar mutase, which produces MTWQDNYQIWADRTDLPQNLQDDMKKLAADEKAAEDAFYQPLSFGTAGMRGLLGAGINRMNIFTVRQATEGLARLMDSLDDAVKGRGVAISYDSRHFSPEFAIESAKVLGAHGIKAYVFETLRPTPELSFTVRHLNAYAGIMITASHNPKEYNGYKIYGEDGGQMPPKESDIITASIREADMFEVPVKDEAELVEAGLLVKIGKDVDDAYLAEVKTVTVNQELIDTVGKGMKLVYSPLHGTGAFIAGQALKNAGFENVTIVPEQAEPNGDFPTVKLPNPEDPEALAMGIALAKEQGADVVIAVDPDADRMGTAVRQPSGEYQLLTGNQIGAVLLNYLLTAKKADRTLPANGALVKSIVSSEFAADIAKSFGVETINVLTGFKYIAEQIQHFEDTNEHTFLFGFEESYGYLVKSFARDKDSVQATVLLAEVAAYYKSLGKTLYDGLQELFEQYGYFVENTKSLTFAGIDGADKIASLMNKFRAETPAEFGGVKVAKVEDFSLQTETDTATGAVTPMTLPKANVVKYWLADGSWVAVRPSGTEPKIKFYVGTKGATAQAADEELAAIQATIATYVD; this is translated from the coding sequence ATGACTTGGCAAGACAATTACCAAATTTGGGCAGATCGTACTGATTTGCCACAAAACTTGCAAGACGATATGAAGAAGTTGGCAGCTGATGAAAAGGCTGCTGAAGACGCATTCTACCAACCACTTTCATTCGGAACGGCTGGTATGCGTGGCCTTTTGGGTGCTGGAATCAACCGTATGAACATCTTTACGGTTCGTCAAGCAACTGAAGGTTTGGCACGTTTGATGGATTCATTGGACGACGCTGTTAAGGGACGTGGTGTTGCGATTTCTTACGATTCACGTCACTTCTCACCAGAATTCGCTATCGAATCTGCTAAGGTTTTGGGAGCGCACGGCATCAAGGCTTATGTCTTTGAGACGTTGCGTCCAACGCCTGAGTTGTCATTCACGGTTCGCCACTTGAACGCCTACGCAGGTATCATGATTACGGCGTCACACAACCCTAAGGAATACAACGGTTACAAGATTTACGGTGAAGATGGTGGACAAATGCCACCTAAGGAATCAGACATCATCACGGCCTCAATTCGTGAAGCTGACATGTTCGAAGTGCCAGTTAAGGATGAAGCTGAGTTGGTCGAAGCTGGTTTGTTGGTTAAGATTGGCAAGGATGTCGACGATGCTTACTTGGCTGAAGTGAAGACGGTGACGGTTAACCAAGAGTTGATCGACACTGTTGGTAAGGGCATGAAGTTGGTGTACTCACCATTGCACGGAACGGGTGCTTTTATTGCTGGTCAAGCATTGAAGAACGCTGGTTTTGAAAACGTGACGATTGTGCCTGAACAAGCTGAGCCAAATGGTGATTTCCCAACGGTTAAGTTGCCAAACCCTGAAGATCCAGAAGCTTTGGCAATGGGAATTGCTTTGGCTAAGGAGCAGGGGGCTGACGTTGTTATCGCGGTTGACCCAGACGCTGACCGTATGGGAACGGCGGTTCGCCAACCATCAGGTGAGTACCAATTGTTGACGGGTAACCAAATTGGTGCCGTTTTGTTGAACTACTTGTTGACGGCCAAGAAGGCTGACCGCACGTTGCCAGCTAACGGTGCTTTGGTTAAGTCAATCGTGTCATCAGAATTCGCAGCTGATATTGCTAAGAGCTTTGGTGTTGAGACAATCAACGTTTTGACTGGCTTCAAGTACATTGCCGAGCAAATCCAACACTTCGAAGACACGAACGAGCACACGTTCTTGTTCGGATTTGAAGAGTCATACGGTTACTTGGTAAAGTCATTCGCCCGCGACAAGGACTCAGTTCAAGCAACGGTTTTGTTGGCCGAAGTGGCAGCTTACTACAAGTCATTGGGTAAGACGTTGTACGATGGTTTGCAAGAATTGTTCGAGCAATACGGTTACTTTGTTGAAAACACGAAGTCATTGACGTTTGCTGGTATCGACGGTGCCGACAAGATTGCATCATTGATGAACAAGTTCCGTGCTGAGACGCCTGCTGAATTTGGTGGTGTTAAGGTTGCCAAGGTTGAAGACTTCTCATTGCAAACTGAGACGGACACAGCTACGGGTGCCGTAACGCCAATGACGTTGCCAAAGGCAAACGTGGTGAAGTACTGGTTGGCTGATGGTTCATGGGTAGCCGTTCGTCCTTCAGGAACTGAGCCAAAGATTAAGTTCTACGTTGGAACGAAGGGTGCTACGGCACAAGCTGCTGACGAAGAGTTGGCTGCTATCCAAGCAACGATTGCAACTTATGTAGACTAA
- the fabF gene encoding beta-ketoacyl-ACP synthase II, whose amino-acid sequence MTRVVVTGLGAVTPVGNTANDFLDGIFNSQVGIAPITKFDATETGVTVAGEVKGFDPAERVGKREARKMDLFSQYAVHAAGEALENAGLADGVDNPDRFGVIMGNGIGGLTTIEEQVIKMHDKGPQRVSPMFVPNAIPNMVSGNVSMRYGAKGINYTLSTACASATNAIGEAFWRIQSGKYDVMVTGGSEATVNEMGISGFAALTALSTEPNPLEASKPFDVNRHGFVMGEGSGILVLESLEHAQARGAKIIAEVVGYGANSDAYHLTSPTPDGSGPAGSVKLALQDAGIEASDIDYVNAHGTATGANDAAESKAMELVFGQNGVLVSSTKGMTGHLLGAAGAIEAIAAIGALVREQLPVNVGVTEQDPETAGVTLVNDDNKFVAPNYVLSANYGFGGHNAAIIFKKWSEN is encoded by the coding sequence ATGACACGAGTTGTCGTAACAGGTTTGGGTGCAGTTACACCCGTTGGTAATACAGCAAATGACTTTTTGGATGGAATCTTTAACAGTCAAGTTGGTATTGCCCCAATTACAAAGTTTGATGCCACAGAAACGGGTGTCACGGTTGCTGGTGAAGTGAAGGGCTTCGATCCTGCAGAACGCGTTGGAAAGCGCGAAGCTCGCAAGATGGATTTGTTCTCACAATATGCCGTTCACGCAGCTGGTGAAGCTTTGGAAAACGCTGGTTTGGCAGATGGTGTTGATAACCCGGATCGTTTCGGCGTTATCATGGGTAACGGAATCGGTGGTTTGACGACGATCGAAGAACAAGTTATCAAGATGCACGACAAGGGACCACAACGTGTGAGCCCAATGTTCGTGCCAAACGCTATCCCAAACATGGTATCAGGTAACGTGTCAATGCGTTACGGTGCCAAGGGAATTAACTACACATTGTCAACGGCGTGCGCCAGTGCGACGAACGCGATTGGTGAAGCCTTCTGGCGTATCCAATCAGGCAAGTACGATGTGATGGTTACGGGTGGTTCAGAAGCAACGGTTAACGAAATGGGAATCTCAGGATTTGCTGCGTTGACTGCTTTGTCAACTGAGCCGAACCCACTTGAAGCTTCAAAGCCATTTGATGTTAACCGTCACGGTTTCGTCATGGGTGAAGGCTCAGGAATTTTGGTTTTGGAATCTTTGGAACACGCACAAGCTCGCGGTGCCAAGATTATCGCCGAAGTGGTTGGTTACGGGGCTAACTCAGATGCTTACCACTTGACGAGTCCAACACCTGACGGATCAGGACCTGCTGGTTCAGTGAAGTTGGCTTTGCAAGACGCTGGTATTGAAGCAAGCGACATTGACTATGTCAACGCACACGGAACAGCGACTGGTGCTAACGATGCTGCTGAATCAAAGGCAATGGAGTTGGTATTCGGTCAAAACGGTGTCCTTGTTTCATCAACTAAGGGTATGACGGGTCACTTGTTGGGAGCCGCTGGTGCTATTGAAGCAATCGCTGCAATTGGTGCTTTGGTTCGTGAGCAATTGCCAGTTAACGTTGGTGTGACGGAACAAGATCCTGAAACTGCTGGTGTAACGTTGGTTAATGATGACAACAAGTTTGTTGCCCCTAACTACGTTTTGTCAGCTAACTACGGATTTGGTGGCCACAACGCCGCTATCATTTTCAAGAAGTGGAGTGAGAATTAA
- the accB gene encoding acetyl-CoA carboxylase biotin carboxyl carrier protein, protein MGLQLDDIRALMQDLENSSLREFSLQSDDFSLHLSKNEIAQPVVTTPAQPAVASVATAEAPVAAAEHHPLDKEEKQGVTIDAPLVGTVYLKPNPDAAPFKQVGDHVAVGEQVAIVEAMKLMTPVKSEVAGIITEILVEEEDVVDYGHALFRVELDA, encoded by the coding sequence ATGGGTTTGCAATTAGATGACATTCGAGCTTTGATGCAAGATTTGGAAAACAGTTCATTGCGTGAGTTTTCATTGCAATCAGATGATTTCAGTTTGCACTTGAGCAAGAACGAAATCGCGCAACCTGTTGTCACGACGCCTGCACAGCCAGCTGTTGCGAGTGTCGCGACAGCAGAGGCGCCTGTAGCAGCTGCTGAGCATCATCCATTGGATAAGGAAGAAAAGCAAGGCGTAACAATCGACGCACCGTTGGTTGGTACGGTTTACTTGAAGCCAAATCCAGATGCAGCACCATTTAAGCAAGTGGGTGATCACGTTGCCGTTGGTGAGCAAGTTGCGATTGTTGAAGCAATGAAGTTGATGACGCCAGTAAAGAGTGAAGTTGCTGGTATCATTACTGAAATTTTGGTTGAGGAAGAAGATGTTGTTGACTACGGTCACGCACTATTCCGTGTCGAATTGGATGCCTAA
- a CDS encoding LemA family protein, whose product MTIIIIIAVVVVIGLIWISIYNGLVKARMHTQEAWSQIDVQLKRRNDLIPNLLETVKGYAKFEQGTLEKVVSLRNALTQVPSGDHQQAMEISDQLTTSLKSVFAVAEAYPDLKASAQYNKLMDELTNTENKIAYSRQLFNTTTANYNAKLQTFPTNIIAGIHHFQPSEFLETPEEEKQVVKVSFDDQGM is encoded by the coding sequence ATGACAATTATCATCATTATCGCAGTCGTTGTTGTGATTGGTTTGATTTGGATCAGCATTTACAACGGCTTGGTAAAGGCACGTATGCACACGCAAGAGGCTTGGAGCCAAATTGATGTGCAATTGAAGCGTCGTAACGATTTGATTCCGAACTTGTTGGAAACGGTTAAGGGTTATGCCAAGTTCGAACAAGGTACGTTGGAAAAGGTTGTATCATTGCGTAACGCTTTGACACAAGTACCATCTGGCGACCACCAACAAGCCATGGAAATTTCTGACCAATTGACGACGAGTTTGAAGTCAGTCTTTGCGGTTGCAGAAGCTTACCCAGACTTGAAGGCATCAGCCCAATACAACAAGTTGATGGATGAGTTGACGAACACGGAAAACAAGATTGCTTACTCACGTCAATTGTTCAACACAACGACGGCGAACTACAACGCCAAGTTGCAAACTTTCCCAACAAACATTATTGCTGGGATTCACCACTTCCAACCAAGCGAATTCTTGGAGACGCCTGAAGAAGAGAAGCAGGTTGTTAAGGTATCATTTGACGATCAAGGAATGTAA
- the fabZ gene encoding 3-hydroxyacyl-ACP dehydratase FabZ: MSVLNTQEIQEILPHRYPMLMLDTVEELVPGEKTVAIKNITINEEVFQGHFPGNPTFPGALTIEALAQAGAVALLSMPEFKGKTAYFGGIKKARFRKMVKPGDQMRLEVTLDRLRGPIGEGKGIAYVNGKKATTADLTFIIGD; the protein is encoded by the coding sequence ATGTCAGTATTAAACACACAAGAAATTCAAGAGATCTTGCCACACCGTTACCCAATGTTGATGTTGGATACGGTTGAGGAATTGGTGCCTGGTGAGAAGACGGTTGCGATTAAGAACATCACAATCAACGAAGAGGTTTTCCAAGGCCACTTCCCTGGTAACCCAACGTTCCCAGGCGCTTTGACGATTGAGGCGCTTGCCCAAGCTGGTGCAGTTGCGTTGTTGTCAATGCCTGAGTTTAAGGGTAAGACAGCTTACTTTGGTGGTATCAAGAAGGCTCGCTTCCGTAAGATGGTAAAGCCTGGTGATCAAATGCGTCTTGAAGTGACGCTAGATCGTTTGCGCGGACCAATCGGTGAAGGTAAGGGTATTGCTTACGTTAACGGTAAGAAGGCTACAACAGCTGATTTGACGTTTATTATTGGAGACTAA
- the rpiA gene encoding ribose-5-phosphate isomerase RpiA codes for MDRITEQKRQAGEYAASLITDGMIVGLGTGSTVKFFIEKLAERINREGLDIVGVTTSRQTSSLAKGWGIKLKSVDEVPAIDLTIDGADEVDANLDGIKGGGAALLFEKIVALNSKRNIWIVDQSKYHDQLGQFPLPVEVVPYGSHQLLKRFDAADMAPTFRRLPDGQRLTTDAGNYIIDLHLEVIEHPQALAYYLEQTIGVVEHGLFLNVADAVIIGGEKLVIIERETIENR; via the coding sequence ATGGATCGAATTACAGAACAAAAGCGACAAGCTGGCGAGTACGCAGCTTCGTTGATTACGGATGGCATGATTGTTGGTCTAGGGACTGGCTCAACCGTTAAGTTCTTCATTGAAAAACTAGCGGAGCGAATCAATCGTGAAGGTTTGGATATTGTTGGGGTGACTACCTCACGCCAAACGTCATCTTTGGCGAAAGGTTGGGGAATCAAACTGAAGTCAGTTGATGAAGTGCCCGCAATCGATTTGACCATTGACGGGGCTGATGAAGTAGATGCCAATTTGGATGGAATCAAAGGTGGTGGGGCCGCATTGCTCTTTGAAAAGATTGTCGCGCTAAATTCCAAGCGTAATATCTGGATTGTGGATCAAAGTAAGTATCATGACCAATTAGGCCAATTTCCATTACCAGTTGAAGTGGTGCCGTATGGTAGTCACCAACTCTTGAAGCGTTTCGATGCCGCTGATATGGCGCCAACATTTCGCCGTTTGCCAGATGGCCAACGTTTGACAACGGACGCTGGCAATTACATCATCGATTTACATCTTGAAGTCATTGAGCACCCACAAGCATTGGCTTATTATCTGGAGCAAACCATCGGTGTGGTTGAACACGGCTTGTTTTTGAACGTGGCGGACGCTGTCATAATTGGTGGTGAAAAGTTAGTAATTATCGAGCGCGAAACTATTGAAAATCGCTGA
- a CDS encoding Txe/YoeB family addiction module toxin translates to MTMKAAKKLADGMRGGKKLIFTEQAFDDYQYFLTQDPKTTKKINKLLKEVFRTPFEGTGKPELQAGLDGGWSRRIDSANRMIYFPESNGDVTIAQLRYHYMKSMTS, encoded by the coding sequence ATGACGATGAAAGCAGCTAAGAAGTTAGCCGACGGTATGCGTGGTGGTAAAAAGCTAATTTTTACTGAACAAGCATTCGATGACTATCAATATTTTTTGACGCAAGATCCAAAGACAACGAAAAAGATAAACAAGCTTCTGAAGGAAGTATTCCGCACACCGTTCGAAGGAACGGGTAAGCCTGAACTACAGGCAGGACTTGATGGTGGTTGGTCACGACGCATTGATAGCGCCAACCGCATGATTTATTTCCCTGAAAGTAATGGGGATGTGACGATTGCCCAACTTCGCTACCACTACATGAAGTCGATGACATCTTGA
- the accC gene encoding acetyl-CoA carboxylase biotin carboxylase subunit — protein sequence MFKKVLVANRGEIAVRVIRTLKEMGIQSVAIYSSADADSLHVKLADEAISVGGPKSKDSYLNMKNILSAALLTGAEAIHPGYGFLSENELFVEMAEAVGLKWIGPSPKVIELMGNKANARESMRAAGVPVIPGSEGFIRDAAEAKAVADRVGYPLLLKAAAGGGGKGMRFVYSADELADKFDDAQREAKAAFGDEHMYVEKVMENVRHIEMQVMRDRFGNVLYFPERNCSLQRNNQKVMEESPALGVTQEMRDNLGEIATKAVNALQYENTGTLEFLQDHDGNFYFMEMNTRIQVEHPVTEMVTGVDLIRMQIEVAAGEPLSVSQADIALKGHALEVRLNAEQPAKNFAPSAGTIDFAFLPTGGPGIRIDSAIYAGDKIQPFYDSMIGKLLVHANNRADAVTKMDRILDELVVHGVSTNAEFQKALLHDPTVARGMFDTRYLEKEFLPRWQASLPKAD from the coding sequence ATGTTCAAGAAAGTGTTAGTCGCGAACCGCGGTGAAATCGCCGTTCGTGTCATCCGTACACTGAAGGAAATGGGCATTCAATCTGTCGCAATTTACTCTTCAGCTGATGCGGATAGCCTCCATGTGAAGTTGGCTGATGAAGCAATTTCAGTTGGAGGACCAAAGTCAAAAGATAGTTACCTAAACATGAAGAATATCTTGAGTGCCGCGTTGTTGACGGGTGCTGAAGCGATTCACCCAGGTTATGGTTTCTTATCTGAAAATGAGTTGTTCGTTGAAATGGCAGAAGCGGTTGGTTTGAAGTGGATTGGTCCGAGCCCTAAGGTGATTGAACTGATGGGTAATAAGGCTAACGCTCGTGAATCAATGCGCGCTGCTGGCGTACCAGTGATTCCTGGTTCTGAAGGCTTCATTCGTGATGCTGCAGAAGCCAAGGCGGTAGCTGATCGCGTGGGTTATCCATTATTGCTAAAGGCTGCGGCTGGTGGCGGTGGAAAGGGAATGCGTTTTGTTTACTCAGCTGATGAGTTGGCAGACAAGTTCGATGATGCCCAGCGTGAAGCCAAGGCTGCCTTTGGGGATGAACACATGTACGTTGAAAAGGTTATGGAGAACGTGCGTCACATTGAGATGCAAGTGATGCGTGATCGTTTCGGCAACGTATTGTACTTCCCTGAGCGTAATTGCTCATTGCAACGTAACAATCAAAAGGTCATGGAAGAAAGTCCAGCGCTTGGTGTCACACAAGAAATGCGTGACAACCTTGGTGAAATCGCAACGAAGGCGGTTAACGCTTTGCAGTACGAGAACACCGGAACATTGGAATTCTTGCAAGACCACGATGGCAATTTCTACTTTATGGAAATGAACACGCGTATCCAGGTTGAACACCCAGTTACTGAAATGGTAACCGGTGTCGACTTGATTCGTATGCAAATTGAAGTGGCAGCTGGTGAGCCGTTGTCTGTGTCACAAGCAGACATTGCCTTGAAGGGACATGCTTTGGAAGTGCGTTTGAACGCAGAACAACCAGCAAAGAACTTTGCACCTAGTGCCGGAACAATTGATTTTGCCTTTTTGCCAACTGGTGGACCTGGTATTCGTATCGATTCTGCCATTTATGCTGGTGATAAGATTCAACCATTCTACGACTCAATGATTGGTAAGTTGTTGGTTCACGCTAATAACCGTGCCGATGCAGTCACGAAGATGGACCGCATCTTGGATGAATTGGTTGTTCACGGGGTCAGCACGAACGCTGAATTCCAAAAGGCGTTGTTGCACGATCCAACGGTTGCCCGTGGCATGTTCGACACACGTTACTTGGAGAAGGAGTTCTTGCCACGTTGGCAAGCCAGTCTGCCTAAGGCGGATTAA
- a CDS encoding serine hydrolase domain-containing protein, translating to MEELIERLENIAQKMVDDGRLFGATVGVVNFKNQKEIASVGQVGTGEFADDILSVNHIYDLASLTKLYTTMRYLQLFKAGTVTPETTVQSILPAFGNAEITLGQLLWHNSGLPSSVRKVPELTREMLEEDLMLGDTINEPGTVTKYSDVGFMVLGKVLEALDDMPLALDVTANVLAPKNLANSGYRVADKGRFDAPLDRFVPTEDVPFRGGVLQGEVDDFKAHLLGGAGGHAGMFATAEDALSFVHEWLMPDEDLPADMHAYLKDNQAGIRTFGWHYWTYGGEDNPVVVTDWLYQTGFTGTIMAVNYRTMQGMVVLTNRVHPTRNNTSWLKDRYEFTQAFFAQI from the coding sequence ATGGAAGAATTAATTGAACGCCTAGAAAATATCGCCCAAAAGATGGTCGATGATGGACGCTTGTTTGGGGCGACAGTCGGCGTGGTGAATTTCAAAAACCAAAAAGAAATTGCCTCAGTCGGACAAGTCGGTACAGGCGAGTTTGCGGACGATATTTTGTCTGTAAACCACATTTACGACTTAGCGAGTTTGACCAAGCTCTATACGACGATGCGCTATTTGCAATTATTCAAGGCAGGGACAGTAACGCCAGAAACGACGGTGCAATCAATCTTGCCAGCTTTTGGTAACGCTGAGATTACGCTTGGTCAATTGTTGTGGCATAATTCTGGCTTGCCAAGTAGCGTGCGCAAGGTGCCTGAACTGACCCGTGAGATGCTGGAAGAAGATTTGATGCTAGGTGACACAATCAACGAACCCGGCACAGTAACGAAGTATTCCGACGTTGGCTTCATGGTGTTGGGTAAGGTGTTGGAAGCACTTGATGACATGCCACTGGCGTTGGATGTGACGGCGAATGTGTTGGCACCTAAGAATTTGGCTAACTCGGGCTATCGCGTAGCTGACAAGGGCCGTTTTGATGCGCCACTTGATCGTTTCGTACCAACCGAGGACGTGCCATTCCGTGGGGGTGTCTTGCAGGGTGAGGTCGATGATTTCAAGGCGCATTTGCTGGGTGGTGCTGGTGGACACGCCGGCATGTTTGCGACAGCTGAAGATGCGTTGTCATTCGTACACGAGTGGTTGATGCCGGATGAAGATTTGCCGGCTGATATGCACGCTTATCTGAAGGACAACCAAGCCGGAATTCGCACGTTTGGTTGGCACTACTGGACATACGGTGGTGAAGATAATCCGGTTGTGGTCACGGATTGGTTGTACCAAACGGGCTTCACTGGCACAATCATGGCAGTTAATTACCGTACGATGCAGGGGATGGTCGTTTTGACGAACCGTGTGCATCCAACGCGTAATAACACGAGCTGGCTAAAAGACCGCTACGAATTTACCCAAGCTTTCTTTGCCCAAATTTGA
- the fabG gene encoding 3-oxoacyl-ACP reductase FabG translates to MDLAGKNVLITGSTRGIGLAIAKAFDEAGARVILHGRSAVKPEVMAEFSEDTLAIAADIADENSVNDALTGLLEEVDGIDILINNAGIVDDKLAMGMKPSEFANVVNTNLNGTFNVTQPLFKKMLRARSGNIINIASVVGLMGNVGQANYAASKAGIVGLTKTLAKEGAMRGIRVNAIAPGMIVSDMTDALSDKVKEQVLEAVPLKRFGNAAEIAQTALFLAQNDYITGQTITVDGGLYI, encoded by the coding sequence ATGGATCTTGCAGGAAAGAATGTGTTGATCACGGGATCAACACGTGGTATCGGATTGGCAATTGCCAAGGCTTTCGATGAAGCTGGCGCACGTGTGATTTTGCACGGACGCTCAGCTGTAAAGCCTGAAGTAATGGCTGAATTCAGTGAAGACACATTGGCAATTGCGGCTGATATCGCTGATGAAAACAGTGTTAACGACGCGTTGACTGGTTTGCTTGAAGAAGTAGACGGTATCGACATTTTGATTAACAACGCTGGAATCGTTGACGACAAGTTGGCCATGGGGATGAAGCCTAGCGAATTCGCCAATGTTGTGAACACAAACTTGAACGGTACGTTTAACGTGACGCAACCACTCTTTAAGAAGATGTTGCGCGCCCGTTCAGGAAACATCATTAACATCGCGTCAGTGGTGGGATTGATGGGCAATGTTGGACAAGCTAACTACGCTGCGTCAAAGGCCGGAATCGTCGGCTTGACGAAGACGTTGGCAAAGGAAGGTGCAATGCGTGGCATTCGTGTTAACGCAATCGCGCCCGGCATGATCGTTTCTGACATGACGGATGCTTTGTCTGACAAGGTTAAGGAACAAGTCCTAGAGGCTGTGCCTTTGAAGCGTTTTGGAAACGCGGCTGAAATCGCACAAACTGCCTTGTTCTTGGCTCAAAACGATTACATCACTGGCCAAACAATTACGGTCGATGGTGGATTGTACATCTAA